Within the Halichoerus grypus chromosome 2, mHalGry1.hap1.1, whole genome shotgun sequence genome, the region CGCTGCGCAGGCGCGCTAGGGGGCTGCCCGAGGGAAAGGGCGGGCGGGGGCCGCGGCGCGCGAAGGGccgcggccgcggcggcggcggcggcggcggcggcgaacGGGCCGGCTGAGCGAGGGAgcggggaaggagggggagggggagccgaAGGGCGCGGACGGCTGGACCGGAGCGGCCTCCCCCTCCCCGAAGCCGGGGGTGCCTTAGCCGCTGGGGAGCGGGGCTGCAGCCTCTGCAGCTGGATTTCCCACTCTGACAGGCGCCATTTTACCGCCCTAAgagctccctcctctcttccccccccttcccctctgacaCTGTTTCCGGTGGTGACGTGTATTCGCTTCACCGGGACTAAAGTTCCCCCTCCTCGGTCTATGGGGGCGGATAAGGAAAGCCGAGGGAGCGCCCAACAAGGCCGCAGTATCGCGCAAGCGCGGAAGttggcggcggggcggggcctgcgaGCGGAGCGGGCCCCGCCTTGAGCGGCGGGGCGGAGTGACGTCACTCGCCGCCGGGGTTCGGGCCGTCGGACGGGCTCGtgctgcctcctccccctcccactgatAACTGCCCCAACGGCTCTTCCGGCCCTAGTCGTGGAAAAAATGTCCGGCTTCTGTGCTCCAGGCCTCGGGAGGGGCCCCTCCGCCTGAGCCCCTCCCTGGGATATTGAACATAATCACCTCTCATTCCGGACTAGACCGGGTCTCAGTGGTGGGAGGATTCGTGGGTGCCCCGCCCCTTTCAcccggagggggcggggcagcgGGCCGTGACGCCATCAGAGGGCGCCGGAGGGGGGACCGTCCGCGAATTAGAGATGGAGTCGGTGTTGGCTCTGGGCGGCCTGGTGCTACTGCGGGGTGAGGGCCAGAGGCACGGGGGAGGAAGAGCCATGTGTGCCACGCTAGGGGTGGCCTCCAGGGGTTCGCGAGGACGGAGACCTCCGCGTTCTCACGCTGTGTCTCCGTCCCTCACTCTCCCCAGACTCCGTGGAGTGGGAGGGGCGCAGTCTCTTGAAGGCGCTTATCAAGAAATCTGCACTGTGGTGAGTACCCCCCAGCTTCTCCCCGAGGTCCCCGGGGCGGAGGTCGGGGGGGAAGCCCGGGCCCGACTCTGTGACACGCTCCATCTCTGCCTTAGTGGGGAGCAGGTCCACATCCTGGGCTGCGAAGTGAGCGAGGACGAGTTCCGTGAAGGTTTTGAGTCCAGTATCAACAGCCGGTAAGTTGGGGGAGAGGGCATTGGCTGTGGGGTCTCTAAGGAAGCTGGCCTGCCGCAGCGAGCGCACAGGCTGGCGTGTGGTAGCCGCTACTCGGATATTCCGTGAACGGATGTGGGTCTTTCCGGAGGCGAAAATTCGTCAGAGAGGAGCAGCGGTGAGTATctggagaatcccaagcacagaCCGTGGAAGTTGAGAGAGCGAGCCTGATAAAAGGCCGATGGTGTAGttagcagcagcagcatcagATATTTCCCGAGTGGTGCCTAAGGCGGGTCATTCCCTGGAAGGATGGAGAAGAGGACATGACGCGTGGTTCCTGCTGGTAGAACAGCTTAGAGAAGATCGAGAATCCGAGAGTCAAGTCACATGGCACTAACTACTGTTAAAATAGTACAGGCAAGGGAGTCCGGCATGGGTTAGGAGTCCTGGAATAGGATTCAGTTGTTCCAGATACCtccttttctatcttttgttTCTCTAATAAATGCCATCTTAACGTACCCTGTCGCAAGCTCTGATACAGAGTTAGGGCTGAGCAGATAGATGTGTAGTTGTTTTAAAGATCAAGCAGTTGGTATTCCTATGCTACaattgaagaaactgagtcttagattaagtaatttaccagttaggtgaccttgggtaagtaGTAAAGCCAAGCTTGGAGCTCAGGGCTTTCTGAAACCAAAGTCTGTGTTTTCAATCACTATATTCCATTTTTCAGTATTACCTTTCACTAATGTTTAGAATATTAAATCAGAAGAATAGAGCCCCAGAGATCACAGGGTGAAGTTCAAGATTGAGGAGAGGGGGCAGTGTTAAGTtgtctcctgttttctctttgcaGGCTGATTTACCACGACCTCTTCAGAGATCCTCTCAGCTGGTCACAGACTGGGGAAGCCCTTCCAGGGGGACCCCTGGGCACCTTGCAAGCCATGTGCAGGAGGACAGATCCTGGTCCTTTCACCATCGCTCTCGATTCACTGAGCTGGCTGCTGCTGCACCTTCCCTGTGCTGCACTCTGCCAGGCGCTCTGTGCCTTGAGCCATCAGCACTCCCACCCTGGTGACACTTCCCTTTGTTCTTCTCATACACCTTCCCCTGCCAAGGAACAAGCCCCTTTCCAGCCTAAGAAAAAACATATTAGAGATTTCCAGTTGTGCCTTACTCCATATCTTTAACGTTTATTCTCGTTCTTGACTCTTCCATGATGTCATCTACCAatcactttgtttcttttccaagtTCGTTCTTATTCGTTGGTTTCAGTCGTGCACTCAACGGATAAGAATTGCGCAATGTGTCCGGCACAATTCTAGATGATGGGAAGGTAAAGACTTAACTCTAGTCAGATTTTTGTTCAAAGTCCCGTAAAGGACACAGGTAAATAAGCAATTACAAGATAGTCTGATAACAGTTGTAATAATAAAGGAACAGGCACAGAGCGCCTTAAGCGGAGTTTGCTAGGCACATCTGGGCAGACCAGGGGCCCTGGGACTAGCCCTGAAGTATGCTGTGCGTGGTACagtgggctctggaatcagacaccCAGCTTTGTGTTCAGGTGTTTGATCTCTCGGTATTTCAGTTTACTCTATAAAAGCAGGAAAGGGGGAGTGGGGGTGAATGGATAATGGTAGGATGAACCATTTGGAATTCTGTTTTGGTAGGCCAGATACACATACGTGTCAAGTAACAGCAATTTCGTGTGGTTTGGCCTAAAAATGCTGGCCTTCGTAAGGACTGAAACGTGAAAGGATTTGGTGCACTGCCTAACGCCTTGTCAATACGcccagaaagggagagggaaaggtgaGGGAACCAAAGGCATTGAGTGGGATCACAGTGTAAAGGTCCCAAACCCGCAAGGAGTTCAGCGTGTAGGAGACGAAGCTGGAAACTAGGCAGAGAGCAGATGAGGAAGGGGTTGATTCCATCCGTTGGGCGGTGAGGAAGGAGCTCCTGAGGACTGAAGTCCGAGTGGGCCGTGTTCAGATTCGCAGTCACGAGGTGAGGGCCGAAGCAGGCTCCAGAGCCATCAGACCAGCCGGGGGAGGTCAGGACCAGCAGAGCCGTGATGGAATGTGGCCTCACCTCGAGTGCTCCTCCTTTGCTCTTCGAGCCCAGGCCTGCATCCTGAATGTGCCCCACCCTCCTTGTCCCTCCAGGTGGCAGCTGCCTGGCAGAGCCCGTGCGAGTGCTAGGCTTGCTCCATGAAGAGCTCCATGGCCCAGGCCCCCTGGGAGCCCTGAGCAGCCTGGCCCAGACCGAAGTGACCCTGAGTGGGGCAATGGGCCAGGCTTCGGCCCACATCCTCTCTCGGAGGCCCCGACAGCACCCAGCCCATCAGGTCAGGAGAACCCCAGGGAAGCACGGGAGGTCGAGGGCAAGTAAGAAGGGGAGTAAGAGAGCTGATGTGAGGGAACGCTTTCCCGTGTGTCGTCGTTTCCCTCATTGAATCTTCACGGCTACCCCGTGAGGTGGATGGTTTCATTATCCCCATTGAGCAGCTTGGGGAAGGTTACCCAGGGTTCCAGAGAGtgagtggtagagccaggatttgaactcaagatTGCCTGACTCGGATCCCGTGAGCTTAAGTGGAAGGAGGTGTCATCTCCCAAGAAATGGCAAAGGACAAAAGCCTGGGAGCGGTGTCTGGGGGAGAAGGAACGGGTCCTGACGGAGAGGTTTGAGGAAGAgctgaggagggaggagcaggagcTGCAGGCCCATTCCGTAGTTGCCCCGGGGGCCGGGGCGGTTCGGTCCGAGTTCTCCCTGGTTTGCTCCGTAAGATGGAAAACACCTTTCTGTTCTTACTCTTTCTTCTCCGCAGACTCAGTGGTTCTCCATCCTGCCTGACTTCAGCCTGGATCTCCAGGGGGGACCCCCGCTAGAGTCCCAGCCCCACCCAGATCCTCACACCCCCCTGGTATCTAAGGGTGCCGGCGCCAGAACAAGGGAATGGAGGGTGGGGTCGGGGATTCCAGCCATGAGGCAAAGGGGCAGCATCCTTTGTACCTTCAGGTGGACCCCACAGCTCATGTGACCTTTAACCTTCACCTgtccaagaaagagagagaagccaaagACAGCCTGACACTGCCCTTCCAGTTCAGCTCTGAAAAGTAAGGTTGGGGGTGAGGTGCCTGGGTTCTTGAGTAGAGCCCAGCGTCTGCGCCTGGGATGGGAGTGATAGCAGGTTATTGGTTAACCTCCCAGACTTTATAGGGGCTGAAGTCCGCCTCCAGAGACAAGTCTGGGGAGTGGTTCTCTATCCACTCATTCTCCCAACAAGGCAAAAGGttttttatgtctcttttctGTCCAGTAGAGCCTTGGGTCACAGAGCAATCTGGGTCCGGGCTGAGCCAGCCCATACCCTGGGGAAGTGGCCCTACTGATCTCTAGGCAACAGTGCTGGGAGGCCAGGAAGCTAGATGGGTGTGGCGGGCACGTTAATAACGGCTTCAGTATATGCCTGTTGTTCTCTGCCCAGTGTGTGGGTGGGTGAAGCAAGACT harbors:
- the ELP5 gene encoding elongator complex protein 5, translating into MESVLALGGLVLLRDSVEWEGRSLLKALIKKSALCGEQVHILGCEVSEDEFREGFESSINSRLIYHDLFRDPLSWSQTGEALPGGPLGTLQAMCRRTDPGPFTIALDSLSWLLLHLPCAALCQALCALSHQHSHPGGSCLAEPVRVLGLLHEELHGPGPLGALSSLAQTEVTLSGAMGQASAHILSRRPRQHPAHQTQWFSILPDFSLDLQGGPPLESQPHPDPHTPLVDPTAHVTFNLHLSKKEREAKDSLTLPFQFSSEKQQALLRPGPGQATSHIFYQPDAYDDLDQDDPDDDLDV